A genomic window from Corynebacterium fournieri includes:
- a CDS encoding ABC transporter permease, translated as MIRTIGKHLLRFVLLLAAASVIIFALLRAVPGDPARVALGVSATEEAVAELSARLGLDKPLAVQYFGWIASLLQGDFGISMSSGKDITDTVLERAGVSLTLTLAAMAVSLLVAVPVGVYLAQRSHSPGGLIVGALSQVGIIVPSFLVGIALVALFSVRLGWLPANGWGTPAHAVLPVASLALVQASILTRYVAAAVREEMGKDYVRTGRSLGASISNVLFSSALRGAALPVITVVGVQLASLVVGAVVIERVFTIPGLGTMLLDAVGNRDLTTVQTVMMVLVAFTLVVNLVVDLTYAVVDPRIRRKA; from the coding sequence ATGATCCGCACGATAGGCAAGCACCTGTTGCGCTTCGTGCTGCTGCTCGCCGCGGCCAGCGTCATCATCTTCGCCCTGTTGCGCGCGGTGCCCGGCGACCCGGCGCGTGTGGCGCTCGGCGTGTCCGCCACCGAGGAAGCCGTGGCCGAGTTGTCCGCCCGCCTGGGCCTGGATAAGCCGCTGGCTGTGCAGTACTTCGGCTGGATCGCATCCCTGCTTCAAGGCGACTTCGGCATCTCCATGTCCAGCGGCAAAGACATCACCGACACCGTGCTCGAGCGCGCCGGGGTCTCGCTGACGCTGACGCTTGCGGCGATGGCGGTCTCGCTGCTGGTGGCCGTGCCCGTGGGCGTGTACTTGGCGCAGCGTTCGCACTCCCCCGGCGGGCTAATAGTCGGTGCCCTGTCGCAGGTGGGCATCATCGTGCCGTCGTTTCTGGTGGGCATCGCACTGGTCGCGCTGTTTTCGGTGCGGCTGGGCTGGCTGCCGGCCAACGGCTGGGGCACGCCCGCGCACGCGGTGCTGCCGGTGGCGTCGCTGGCGCTGGTGCAGGCCTCAATCCTGACCCGCTACGTCGCCGCGGCGGTGCGCGAGGAAATGGGCAAGGACTACGTGCGCACGGGCAGGTCCCTCGGTGCGTCGATAAGCAATGTGCTCTTCTCCTCCGCCCTGCGCGGCGCCGCGCTGCCTGTGATCACGGTTGTGGGCGTGCAGCTCGCGTCGCTGGTGGTGGGCGCGGTGGTCATCGAGCGCGTGTTTACCATTCCGGGGCTGGGCACCATGCTTCTCGACGCCGTCGGTAACCGCGACCTCACCACCGTGCAGACCGTGATGATGGTCCTCGTCGCATTCACCCTAGTGGTCAACCTGGTGGTGGACCTGACGTACGCGGTGGTGGACCCACGGATTCGGAGGAAGGCATGA
- a CDS encoding alpha/beta fold hydrolase produces MMREIEFSRGDFTVFARVVGEPQSPALLYLQGGPGFPAPRQGFAWITHALQRGYQVVLLDQRGTGRSTRIDAATPELINAETLAQLRADEIVADAEALRQQMGLKRWDVLGQSFGGFCLAHYLAAHPESVGRALFTGGVPSIGESADGVYRATFAKLKRRHLRFNAAYPTAEKMVREVCRHLEVQEELLPTGERLSARRLRTVGIELGREGGFESLARLFEAPFHPNGRLRTDFLAEVGERVSFAKGPLYAVVHESIYGGTVPGPTAWAAERVVRELDGFAPDAHPDDAEFYLTGEHIFPFQFDEDPALRPFKAAAHELAAKENWANLYAGLSGGHDAYAAVYTEDIFVPRELSLDTAQVIGAQVFETDTFQHDGLRRHGEAVLGRLLDMAGV; encoded by the coding sequence ATGATGCGCGAGATCGAATTTTCCCGCGGCGATTTCACCGTCTTCGCCCGCGTGGTGGGCGAGCCGCAGTCGCCGGCCCTATTGTACCTGCAGGGCGGCCCGGGGTTCCCGGCGCCGCGGCAGGGCTTCGCGTGGATCACCCACGCGCTTCAGCGCGGTTACCAGGTGGTGCTGCTGGACCAGCGCGGCACGGGCCGGTCCACCAGGATCGATGCGGCGACGCCCGAGCTCATCAACGCTGAAACGCTCGCCCAGCTGCGCGCCGACGAGATCGTGGCCGACGCTGAGGCGCTGCGCCAGCAGATGGGGTTGAAGCGCTGGGACGTGCTGGGCCAATCCTTCGGCGGGTTCTGCTTGGCGCACTACCTGGCCGCGCACCCGGAGAGTGTGGGCAGGGCGTTGTTTACCGGAGGGGTGCCGTCGATAGGCGAGAGCGCGGACGGGGTATACCGGGCCACGTTTGCGAAGCTAAAGCGCCGCCACCTGCGTTTCAACGCGGCCTACCCGACGGCCGAGAAGATGGTGCGCGAGGTGTGCCGGCACCTGGAGGTGCAAGAAGAGCTGCTGCCCACCGGTGAACGCCTCAGCGCGCGCAGACTGCGCACCGTGGGCATCGAGCTGGGCCGCGAGGGCGGCTTCGAATCGCTGGCGCGGCTGTTTGAGGCGCCGTTTCACCCCAACGGCAGGCTCCGCACGGATTTTCTCGCGGAGGTGGGCGAGCGGGTCAGCTTTGCCAAGGGGCCGCTGTACGCCGTGGTGCACGAATCAATCTACGGCGGCACCGTGCCGGGGCCGACCGCGTGGGCGGCGGAGCGCGTGGTCCGCGAGCTGGACGGGTTCGCGCCAGACGCGCACCCGGACGACGCTGAGTTCTACCTCACCGGCGAGCACATCTTCCCGTTCCAATTCGACGAGGATCCGGCGCTGCGCCCGTTCAAGGCGGCGGCGCACGAGCTGGCGGCGAAGGAGAACTGGGCAAACCTGTACGCGGGCCTCAGTGGCGGCCACGACGCGTACGCGGCGGTCTACACCGAGGACATCTTCGTCCCGCGCGAGCTTTCGCTGGATACTGCGCAGGTCATCGGCGCGCAGGTGTTTGAAACGGATACATTCCAGCACGACGGGCTGCGCCGCCACGGCGAGGCGGTGCTGGGCCGCCTGCTGGACATGGCGGGCGTTTAG
- a CDS encoding ATP-binding cassette domain-containing protein, with translation MIDVKHLSIPGILHDITFHVAPGQRVGIIGESGSGKSVTALSIMGLTDLPATGSVTVDGTEMVGTPDRVRRKVRGTKVAMVFQEPMTALDPLKKIGKLVSRELLRDVGVDRPGAYPHELSGGQRQRVLIALALSQNPDVLICDEPTTALDAIVQAEILQLLDRLVRERGMGLLFISHDLAVVRRMTDRVLVFQSGRIVAPDSDYAKALAAAAVPGPPAAPVTLGEPVVSLEGATLTRGATRAVDDVTLRVRAGERLAIVGGSGSGKTSLLHLIAGLREPTAGTVRVKGDVQMVFQDPYSSLDPRMAVRTSIREAGVDAARADEMLARVGLEGTGERTPRQFSGGQRQRISIARAAAPRPSILLADEPVSALDATIQDQVLDLLRDTVGGNTLIFVTHDLKVARELCPTVAVMQAGRIVEQGDTERIWAAPEHPYTRALLDAVL, from the coding sequence ATGATCGACGTTAAGCACCTGTCCATCCCCGGCATCCTGCACGACATCACCTTCCACGTCGCGCCCGGGCAGCGCGTCGGCATCATCGGCGAATCCGGCTCCGGCAAATCCGTCACCGCGCTTTCCATCATGGGGCTGACAGACCTGCCGGCTACAGGCTCGGTCACCGTCGACGGCACCGAGATGGTGGGCACCCCCGACCGCGTGCGCCGGAAGGTGCGCGGCACCAAAGTGGCCATGGTCTTCCAGGAGCCCATGACGGCGCTGGACCCGCTGAAAAAGATTGGCAAGCTCGTCTCGCGCGAGCTGCTGCGCGACGTCGGCGTGGACCGCCCTGGCGCCTACCCGCACGAGTTGTCCGGCGGGCAGCGCCAGCGCGTGCTCATCGCGCTCGCCCTGTCGCAGAACCCGGACGTGCTCATCTGCGACGAGCCCACCACCGCCCTCGACGCCATCGTGCAGGCGGAGATCCTGCAGCTGTTGGACCGCCTCGTGCGCGAGCGCGGCATGGGGCTTTTGTTCATCTCCCACGACCTGGCGGTGGTGCGCCGGATGACCGACCGGGTGCTGGTGTTCCAATCAGGGCGAATCGTCGCACCCGACTCTGACTACGCCAAAGCGCTCGCGGCTGCCGCCGTGCCCGGCCCGCCGGCAGCACCGGTGACGCTGGGCGAGCCGGTGGTGTCACTCGAAGGCGCCACGCTGACCCGCGGGGCAACGCGTGCCGTCGACGACGTCACGCTGCGCGTGCGCGCCGGCGAGCGGCTGGCCATCGTCGGCGGCTCCGGCTCCGGCAAGACCTCGCTGCTGCACCTCATCGCGGGACTGCGGGAACCGACTGCCGGCACCGTGCGGGTGAAAGGCGACGTGCAGATGGTCTTCCAGGACCCGTACTCCTCGCTGGATCCGCGCATGGCCGTGAGGACGTCGATACGCGAGGCAGGCGTGGACGCCGCCCGCGCCGACGAGATGCTCGCACGCGTGGGGCTCGAAGGCACCGGCGAGCGCACCCCGCGGCAGTTTTCCGGCGGGCAGCGCCAGCGCATCTCCATCGCACGCGCCGCCGCCCCGCGCCCAAGCATTTTGCTTGCGGACGAGCCCGTCTCCGCCCTCGACGCCACCATCCAAGACCAGGTGCTGGACCTGCTGCGCGACACCGTCGGCGGCAACACCTTGATCTTTGTCACCCACGACCTGAAAGTCGCGCGCGAGCTATGCCCCACCGTCGCCGTGATGCAGGCCGGACGCATCGTGGAACAGGGGGACACCGAGCGGATCTGGGCCGCCCCCGAGCACCCGTACACCCGGGCGCTGTTAGACGCGGTGCTGTAG
- a CDS encoding ABC transporter permease translates to MSWQRKLGAAIVALVALAALLSLVWTPYDPLQTEVSSRLQPTSPAHWMGTDQFGRDIASRVMDGARLTLTVTVGAVGLSALVGVPLGIWAGMRRGASRFVMAGADLLLAFPALLLAIVFTAVFGASIWIVVLAIGIAGVPGFVRVARAGTMQVMQQDYILAARVAKVSGPAIAWRHVAPNIWPIVLTQVSVAVALAILAEAGLSFLGLGAPAPYASWGRMLQASQPYLATAPHLALWPGAAIALTVLGFNLLGHADDRR, encoded by the coding sequence ATGAGCTGGCAGCGCAAACTCGGCGCGGCGATCGTTGCGCTGGTGGCCCTCGCGGCGCTTCTGTCGCTGGTGTGGACGCCCTACGACCCGCTGCAGACGGAGGTGTCCTCGCGGCTTCAGCCGACCTCGCCCGCGCACTGGATGGGCACCGACCAGTTCGGCCGCGACATCGCCTCGCGCGTGATGGACGGCGCCCGCCTGACACTCACCGTCACCGTGGGCGCGGTGGGGTTGAGCGCCCTGGTGGGCGTGCCGCTGGGGATTTGGGCCGGGATGCGCCGGGGCGCTTCCCGGTTTGTCATGGCGGGCGCGGACCTGCTGCTCGCCTTCCCCGCGCTGCTTCTGGCCATCGTGTTCACCGCCGTCTTCGGTGCCTCCATCTGGATTGTGGTGCTGGCCATCGGGATCGCCGGGGTGCCCGGGTTTGTGCGCGTGGCGCGCGCCGGCACGATGCAGGTGATGCAGCAGGACTACATCCTCGCCGCGCGGGTGGCCAAGGTTTCCGGTCCGGCGATTGCGTGGCGCCACGTCGCGCCCAACATCTGGCCGATCGTGCTCACCCAGGTCTCCGTCGCTGTCGCGCTGGCCATTTTGGCGGAGGCCGGCCTGTCGTTTTTGGGGCTGGGTGCACCGGCGCCGTACGCCTCCTGGGGGCGGATGCTGCAGGCCTCCCAGCCGTACCTGGCCACCGCCCCTCACCTCGCGCTGTGGCCGGGCGCAGCAATCGCGCTGACCGTGCTGGGCTTCAACTTGTTGGGACACGCTGATGATCGACGTTAA
- the efeB gene encoding iron uptake transporter deferrochelatase/peroxidase subunit, translating into MPCPFTFSRRTFLTGAAAASAALGAQATAQGISARSRDAGTPRSDHSHTNDPDARLEFHGDHQQGIVNQPQKYAEVVALDLQCTGKQRLEQLLRTITDRARALTAGGATPPDGIAFPAGDSGELGPELPTDNLSITVAVGDSLFDGRFGLSDKKPARLREMEAFADDTLVAEKCHGDLVLQLCADQHDTVTHALRDILRHTRGDVAVKWRQNGYMNEPRPTGTQRNHFGFKDGIVNPSPDEFDHLVWAGADEPAWTSGGSYMVVRLIAMYSEFWDRISIAEQEQIFGRDRATGGPLSGGDEYAEPDYLDDANGDVIPTDAHIRLANPRTAETADQLMLRRAYNYDNGVRDNGTLDIGLLFVCFQQDLERQFVTVQQRLEGEPLADYIRPYGGGYFFALPGVRDEDDFLGRTLLA; encoded by the coding sequence GTGCCCTGCCCGTTTACTTTTTCCCGCCGCACGTTTTTGACCGGTGCGGCCGCCGCGAGCGCCGCGTTGGGGGCACAGGCGACGGCGCAGGGGATTTCTGCGCGTTCGCGTGACGCAGGCACGCCGCGCTCAGACCACTCTCACACCAACGACCCCGATGCGCGGCTGGAGTTCCACGGCGACCACCAGCAGGGAATAGTCAACCAACCGCAGAAGTACGCGGAGGTGGTGGCCCTCGATCTCCAATGCACCGGAAAGCAGCGGCTGGAGCAGCTGCTGCGCACCATCACCGACCGCGCCCGCGCCTTGACCGCCGGCGGTGCAACCCCGCCGGACGGCATCGCGTTTCCCGCTGGGGATTCCGGGGAGCTCGGCCCGGAGCTGCCCACCGACAACCTCTCCATCACGGTGGCGGTAGGCGATTCGTTGTTCGACGGCCGGTTCGGTCTGTCAGACAAGAAGCCGGCGCGCTTGCGGGAGATGGAAGCCTTCGCCGACGACACGCTCGTTGCGGAGAAGTGCCACGGCGATCTGGTGCTGCAGCTGTGCGCGGACCAGCACGACACGGTCACCCATGCGCTGCGCGATATTTTGCGCCACACTCGTGGCGATGTCGCGGTGAAGTGGCGCCAGAACGGCTACATGAACGAGCCGCGCCCGACCGGCACGCAGCGCAACCACTTCGGGTTTAAGGACGGGATAGTCAACCCCAGTCCCGACGAATTCGACCACCTCGTGTGGGCTGGCGCCGACGAACCAGCCTGGACTTCAGGCGGCAGCTACATGGTGGTTCGCCTGATCGCCATGTATTCGGAGTTCTGGGATCGGATCTCCATTGCCGAGCAGGAGCAGATTTTCGGCCGCGACCGCGCCACAGGCGGGCCGCTGTCCGGCGGTGACGAGTACGCCGAGCCAGACTATTTGGACGACGCGAACGGCGATGTCATCCCCACAGACGCGCACATTCGTCTAGCCAACCCGCGCACTGCGGAGACTGCGGACCAACTTATGCTGCGCCGGGCGTACAACTACGACAACGGTGTGCGCGACAATGGCACCCTCGATATCGGCCTGCTGTTTGTGTGCTTCCAACAGGACCTCGAACGCCAGTTTGTCACCGTGCAACAACGTCTCGAGGGCGAACCTCTCGCAGACTATATCCGCCCCTACGGTGGCGGCTACTTCTTCGCCTTGCCGGGTGTGCGCGACGAGGACGACTTCCTCGGCCGTACCCTGCTTGCATGA
- a CDS encoding EfeM/EfeO family lipoprotein: MDTYQYAMAALAAVLAIVTAIIHAPQSGSSGSSSGGDMQPQPEVEQAETRLHVRDVYNCPTPGDVDATAHWQVYNTSGLPLTLYVSDEEGNAYQVLERIGSPAERAWTPKLEDGSYHLTCVFHSDSAVKSEKFTVDDSPFTDAPKMVPVTDREVSAVSIAQAAAQKKRLPELQAQAHALADAIRSGDRSAAQRAYLVYLETYRSFDDANEMWPGEGLDGYAEVERMLFSDRALSADPADALAAAVDHTVQALETGHFAIPAPDYGLRTHEVMEEFERFDLRGERDYGAHAMSAALRGSVRSTRETLDPLRELVESRGLDTAPIYDQLDVLDGLAGDFDGKYDTAFDQWPQEDRLRLQAEVAKANELLAPVATMTVIRRMN, translated from the coding sequence ATGGACACCTACCAGTACGCAATGGCGGCGCTGGCCGCGGTTCTTGCGATCGTGACTGCCATTATCCACGCACCGCAGTCGGGATCAAGCGGGTCCAGCTCCGGCGGGGACATGCAGCCCCAGCCCGAGGTGGAGCAGGCGGAGACGCGGCTTCACGTCCGCGACGTCTACAACTGCCCGACTCCCGGGGACGTGGACGCAACTGCGCACTGGCAGGTGTACAACACATCCGGGTTGCCGTTGACCCTCTACGTCTCCGACGAGGAGGGAAACGCCTACCAAGTTCTCGAGCGCATTGGCTCTCCCGCTGAGCGTGCTTGGACGCCCAAGCTCGAAGACGGTTCCTACCACCTGACGTGCGTGTTCCACAGTGACTCGGCGGTGAAATCGGAGAAGTTCACCGTGGATGACTCGCCGTTCACCGATGCGCCGAAGATGGTGCCGGTTACGGACCGGGAAGTCTCCGCCGTATCGATTGCCCAGGCTGCAGCGCAGAAGAAGCGTCTGCCTGAGTTGCAGGCGCAGGCGCATGCGCTTGCCGACGCCATCCGGTCCGGCGACCGCTCCGCGGCCCAACGTGCCTACCTGGTCTACCTGGAAACGTACCGCTCCTTCGACGACGCAAATGAGATGTGGCCGGGGGAGGGCCTCGACGGATACGCGGAAGTGGAGCGGATGCTGTTTTCTGATCGTGCATTATCCGCCGATCCTGCCGACGCACTCGCGGCTGCGGTGGATCACACGGTGCAGGCGCTGGAGACAGGGCATTTTGCCATCCCCGCACCGGACTATGGTTTGCGCACGCACGAGGTGATGGAGGAGTTCGAACGCTTCGACCTCCGCGGCGAGCGCGACTACGGAGCTCACGCGATGAGCGCCGCGCTGCGGGGGAGCGTGCGATCTACCCGCGAAACGCTGGATCCGTTGCGCGAGCTGGTGGAAAGCCGCGGTCTCGATACCGCGCCAATTTACGACCAGCTGGATGTGTTGGACGGCCTCGCCGGCGATTTTGACGGCAAGTACGACACCGCGTTCGACCAGTGGCCGCAAGAAGATCGTCTGCGCCTGCAAGCGGAAGTGGCCAAAGCCAATGAACTGCTCGCACCCGTGGCCACAATGACCGTGATCCGGAGGATGAACTAG
- a CDS encoding ribokinase — MSMCVVGSINADLTVNVERHPTPGETLMGSGGGITAGGKGANQAVAAAKLGTHVVLVGATGTDANAKPATALLREAGVDLTHVEKLEDVTGLAVITVAANGENTVLVIPGANARVDAGFVERHAGAVDSADLVLLQGEIPADGFARAVELARGRVVVNLAPVVDVPREALVKADPLMANEHEAGLILQQLGLDGTGTPEELARRLLEAGFSSVVLTLGSAGSLVGTKGTEGELIHIDSPKVEAVDTVGAGDSFAGAFCHRLLEGDSMVDAARFACRVGAFSVTRPGAQPSYPAAADELPEV, encoded by the coding sequence ATGAGTATGTGCGTCGTCGGATCCATCAACGCTGACTTGACCGTCAACGTCGAGCGCCACCCCACCCCAGGCGAGACCCTGATGGGCTCCGGCGGCGGCATCACCGCCGGCGGCAAAGGCGCCAACCAGGCCGTCGCCGCCGCAAAACTGGGCACGCACGTGGTGCTGGTGGGCGCCACCGGCACCGACGCGAACGCCAAGCCCGCCACCGCGCTGTTGCGCGAGGCCGGGGTGGATCTCACCCACGTCGAGAAGCTCGAAGACGTCACCGGGCTGGCCGTGATCACGGTGGCCGCCAATGGCGAGAACACCGTGCTGGTGATCCCGGGGGCGAACGCGCGGGTGGACGCGGGATTTGTCGAACGCCACGCCGGCGCGGTGGACTCCGCCGACCTGGTCCTGCTACAGGGCGAGATCCCCGCCGACGGCTTCGCCCGCGCCGTGGAGCTGGCCCGCGGGCGCGTGGTGGTCAACCTCGCGCCGGTTGTGGACGTGCCGCGCGAGGCGCTTGTCAAGGCGGATCCGCTCATGGCCAACGAGCACGAAGCCGGGCTCATCCTGCAGCAACTCGGCCTCGACGGCACGGGCACGCCGGAGGAGCTGGCCCGGCGGCTGCTCGAGGCCGGTTTTTCCTCCGTGGTGCTCACGCTCGGCTCCGCCGGGTCGCTGGTGGGCACCAAAGGCACAGAGGGCGAACTGATTCACATCGACTCCCCCAAGGTGGAGGCGGTGGACACCGTCGGCGCCGGCGACTCCTTCGCGGGCGCATTCTGCCACCGACTGCTGGAAGGCGATTCCATGGTGGACGCAGCCCGCTTCGCCTGCCGCGTCGGCGCCTTTTCGGTCACCCGGCCCGGCGCGCAGCCGTCGTATCCGGCCGCCGCGGACGAGCTGCCGGAGGTCTAA
- a CDS encoding GntR family transcriptional regulator, translating to MAQLPSGPLRRPQQHEEIADYLRDEIFAGHIPAGESLPSEVELCEQFNTSRGPVRQAVATLRAEGLLSSGRGRRSLVLSNTRTETFEEILSNTSWMYRMGKDPSEQVEQFGRDTADATLAECMRINEGDEVFIVRRVRSADGEPMVIEEMAFQPELAEAIEAVDTSEQSIHRELIRAGADFNNISRAFIIEQADAETAGKLGIEEGAPILRVKIKALTHNGEVLEAAVHTYRVDNLSFGLNNVRGHSSPLWFQTESSIQ from the coding sequence ATGGCGCAACTGCCTTCCGGCCCGCTCCGCCGCCCGCAGCAGCACGAGGAAATCGCAGACTACCTGCGCGACGAGATTTTCGCCGGGCACATCCCGGCCGGCGAGTCCCTGCCCAGTGAGGTGGAGCTGTGCGAGCAGTTCAACACCTCCCGCGGCCCGGTGCGCCAGGCAGTAGCGACGCTGCGCGCGGAGGGCTTGCTTTCCTCCGGCCGCGGCCGCCGGTCCCTGGTGCTGTCCAACACCCGCACCGAGACGTTCGAAGAGATCCTGTCCAACACCTCCTGGATGTACCGCATGGGCAAAGACCCCAGCGAGCAGGTGGAGCAGTTCGGCCGCGACACCGCCGACGCCACCCTTGCCGAGTGCATGCGCATCAACGAAGGCGACGAGGTCTTCATCGTGCGCCGCGTGCGCAGCGCCGACGGCGAGCCGATGGTGATTGAGGAGATGGCGTTTCAGCCGGAGCTGGCAGAGGCCATCGAGGCGGTGGACACCTCCGAGCAGTCCATCCACCGCGAGCTCATCCGCGCCGGCGCCGACTTCAACAACATCTCCCGCGCGTTCATCATCGAGCAGGCGGACGCCGAAACCGCGGGCAAGCTGGGCATCGAAGAGGGCGCGCCGATCCTCCGGGTGAAAATCAAGGCGCTCACCCACAACGGCGAGGTGCTCGAAGCCGCGGTGCACACCTACCGCGTGGACAACCTCTCGTTCGGCCTGAACAACGTCCGCGGCCACTCCTCCCCCCTTTGGTTCCAGACGGAATCCTCCATCCAGTAA
- a CDS encoding ABC transporter substrate-binding protein, which produces MHVRTLAATAALALLLTACSDSQPRDNVVVAASAAPAGLDFTTTGGAAAPQALVGNVYETLVRIDASGNPVPYLAERWERDGGAFTFHLRGGVTFSNGKPFTADDAAFSINYVQHEWTNGLKAQMAPVTGVEVLDERTVRVHVDGGAAAEDAWLWSMGTLTGAMMTPEGVGTLATAPLGTGPYTVARFDVGEAIEFDAREDYWGGPVEHDAAIRYFEDPVSAVNALRVGDADVVWGMQAPQLIDTLPDDIRVEVGSTNGEVLLSMNNNRAPFDDPDVRRAVAYAVDRDAINQVVYNGLATDTGGAPVPPTDPWYTGRNYFPYDPDKARQLLAGRTPEITITVPNRPYAQEASELLYSQLRDVGFRVRLETVEFPAVWLNEVLKGRNYQASIVSHVEPRDVPMLFGTPDYYLGYDNAEVRAQIAAGDIGGAVDQIMADAAALTLVNAPNIVLFAPGVGGLDPNVVTDSLRVSEVEK; this is translated from the coding sequence ATGCACGTTCGGACGCTGGCGGCCACGGCCGCCCTAGCTCTCCTTCTCACTGCATGCAGTGACTCGCAGCCGCGCGACAATGTTGTCGTCGCGGCCTCCGCTGCCCCCGCCGGGCTGGACTTCACCACCACCGGCGGCGCGGCGGCACCCCAAGCGCTCGTGGGCAACGTCTACGAAACGCTTGTGCGTATCGACGCCTCCGGTAACCCCGTGCCGTACCTGGCCGAGCGCTGGGAGCGCGACGGCGGCGCCTTCACCTTCCACCTCCGCGGCGGTGTCACCTTCTCCAACGGCAAACCGTTCACGGCCGACGACGCCGCGTTTTCCATCAACTACGTCCAGCACGAGTGGACGAACGGGCTGAAGGCGCAGATGGCGCCGGTGACCGGCGTGGAGGTGCTGGACGAGCGCACCGTGCGCGTGCACGTCGACGGCGGCGCAGCCGCAGAAGACGCCTGGCTGTGGTCCATGGGCACGCTCACCGGCGCGATGATGACGCCGGAAGGCGTTGGCACGCTCGCCACCGCCCCACTGGGCACCGGCCCGTACACCGTGGCCCGCTTCGACGTGGGCGAGGCAATCGAATTCGACGCCCGCGAGGACTACTGGGGCGGGCCGGTGGAGCACGACGCGGCGATCCGCTACTTCGAGGACCCGGTCTCCGCCGTCAACGCTTTGCGGGTGGGCGACGCGGACGTGGTGTGGGGCATGCAGGCGCCGCAGCTGATAGACACGCTACCGGACGACATCCGCGTCGAGGTGGGCTCCACCAACGGCGAGGTGCTGCTTTCCATGAACAACAACCGCGCGCCCTTCGACGACCCGGACGTGCGCCGCGCGGTGGCCTACGCGGTGGACCGCGACGCGATCAACCAGGTGGTCTACAACGGTTTGGCCACCGACACCGGCGGCGCGCCAGTCCCGCCCACGGACCCCTGGTACACGGGCCGCAACTACTTCCCGTACGACCCAGACAAGGCGCGCCAGCTGCTGGCCGGGCGCACCCCGGAGATCACGATCACGGTGCCCAACCGGCCCTACGCGCAAGAGGCCAGCGAACTTTTGTACTCGCAGCTTCGCGACGTCGGCTTCCGCGTGCGCCTCGAAACGGTGGAATTTCCCGCCGTGTGGCTCAACGAGGTGCTCAAAGGCCGCAACTACCAGGCCTCGATCGTCTCCCACGTGGAGCCGCGCGACGTGCCGATGCTCTTTGGCACCCCGGACTACTACCTCGGCTACGACAACGCCGAGGTGCGCGCGCAGATCGCCGCCGGCGACATCGGCGGCGCCGTGGACCAGATCATGGCCGATGCAGCTGCGCTGACCTTGGTCAACGCTCCCAACATCGTCCTGTTCGCCCCGGGCGTGGGCGGGCTGGACCCCAACGTGGTCACCGATTCTTTGCGTGTGAGCGAGGTGGAGAAATGA